In Candidatus Binatia bacterium, a single genomic region encodes these proteins:
- the kdpA gene encoding potassium-transporting ATPase subunit KdpA encodes MTAIGWIQAGVFFVIVLALTKPLGSYMARVFEGERTLLTPVLRPLERLVYRLCGVREDEEMTWYGYALSMLAFSLIGLVYLYVLLRTQKWLPFNPAHVDNMTPDLAWNTAVSFTTNTNWQFYSGETAMSYLSQMAGLAWHNFVSAAAGIAIAVAVVRGLVRTTTKTLGNFWVDLTRCSLYVLLPLSIFVGLFLVSQGVPQNFHAYDSVKSLEGFAQTITGGPMASQEVIKELGTNGGGFVNANSSSPNENPNPLTNLVEMLLIFSLGGGLTYMYGKMVRDTRQGWAIFAAMAILFFAGFSVAYWAEAAGNPLVHQLGVAGGNMEGKECRFGISASALFATVTTDTSCGAVNSMHDSFMPLGGLIPLVDMQLGEIVFGGVGSGLYGMIVFVVLTVFIAGLMVGRTPELLGKKVERREVQFAILAALVTPILSLVPTAVAAVVPAGTATLSNAGPHGFSEILYAFTSTNANNGSAFAGLGPSLFYNLLTGVNMMFGRFAVAVPALALAGAFAGKKSVPESVGTFTTHSGIFVALLIGVIVIVGALTFLPADSLGPIVEHLLLGQGKTF; translated from the coding sequence ATGACGGCGATCGGCTGGATTCAGGCCGGCGTCTTCTTTGTGATCGTCCTCGCGCTCACCAAACCGCTGGGCTCGTACATGGCGCGCGTCTTCGAGGGCGAGCGTACGTTGCTCACGCCGGTGCTCCGGCCGCTCGAGCGGCTCGTCTATCGCCTCTGCGGAGTGCGCGAGGACGAGGAGATGACGTGGTATGGCTACGCGCTCTCGATGCTCGCGTTCTCGCTGATCGGGCTCGTCTATCTCTACGTGCTGCTGCGCACGCAAAAATGGCTCCCTTTCAATCCGGCGCACGTCGACAACATGACCCCCGATCTCGCGTGGAACACCGCCGTCAGCTTCACGACGAACACGAACTGGCAGTTCTACTCGGGCGAGACGGCGATGAGTTATCTCTCGCAGATGGCCGGCCTGGCCTGGCATAACTTCGTCTCGGCTGCAGCCGGCATCGCGATCGCGGTCGCGGTCGTACGCGGCCTCGTCAGAACGACGACGAAGACGCTCGGAAACTTCTGGGTAGACCTCACGCGCTGCTCGCTCTACGTGCTGCTCCCGCTCTCGATCTTCGTCGGGCTCTTTCTCGTCTCGCAGGGCGTCCCACAGAACTTCCACGCATACGACAGCGTGAAGTCGCTCGAGGGCTTCGCGCAGACGATCACCGGCGGCCCGATGGCCTCGCAAGAGGTCATCAAGGAGCTCGGCACCAACGGCGGCGGATTCGTCAACGCGAACTCCTCGTCGCCGAACGAGAACCCGAATCCGCTGACCAATCTCGTCGAAATGCTGCTGATCTTCTCGCTCGGCGGCGGGCTGACGTACATGTACGGCAAGATGGTGCGCGACACGCGGCAAGGTTGGGCGATCTTTGCAGCGATGGCGATTCTCTTCTTTGCGGGATTCTCGGTGGCGTACTGGGCGGAGGCGGCGGGAAATCCGCTCGTGCATCAACTCGGCGTGGCCGGCGGCAACATGGAGGGGAAGGAGTGCCGCTTCGGCATCTCGGCCTCGGCTCTCTTCGCGACGGTGACGACCGACACGTCGTGCGGTGCGGTGAACTCGATGCACGACTCGTTCATGCCGCTGGGCGGATTGATTCCGCTCGTGGACATGCAACTCGGCGAGATCGTCTTCGGCGGCGTCGGCAGCGGCCTCTACGGCATGATCGTCTTCGTCGTGCTGACGGTTTTCATCGCCGGCTTGATGGTCGGCCGGACGCCCGAATTGTTGGGGAAGAAGGTCGAGCGCCGAGAGGTGCAGTTTGCGATTCTCGCCGCGCTCGTGACCCCGATCCTCTCGCTCGTTCCGACCGCCGTGGCCGCGGTCGTTCCGGCGGGCACGGCGACGCTCAGTAACGCCGGTCCGCATGGGTTTTCGGAAATTCTCTACGCGTTCACCTCGACGAACGCGAACAACGGTTCCGCGTTTGCGGGCTTGGGCCCGAGCCTCTTCTATAACCTACTTACGGGCGTCAACATGATGTTCGGCCGCTTCGCCGTGGCCGTTCCGGCGCTCGCGTTGGCCGGTGCGTTCGCCGGCAAGAAGTCGGTTCCCGAGAGCGTCGGCACGTTCACGACGCACTCGGGGATATTCGTTGCCCTGTTGATCGGCGTGATCGTCATCGTCGGCGCGCTGACGTTCTTGCCGGCCGACTCGCTCGGGCCGATCGTCGAGCACTTGCTGCTCGGCCAAGGAAAGACGTTTTAA
- a CDS encoding GIY-YIG nuclease family protein → MKTYYVYMLRCADGSFYVGVTNNLELRFGQHQLGLDPKCYTFRRRPVQLAHSSDFRNIDDAIAWEKQLKGWSRAKKAALAENDWPKIHELAACLNETAAK, encoded by the coding sequence ATGAAGACGTACTATGTCTACATGCTCCGCTGCGCGGATGGTTCGTTTTACGTGGGCGTTACTAACAATCTCGAGCTCCGATTCGGCCAGCACCAGCTCGGATTGGATCCAAAGTGTTACACGTTTCGGCGGCGCCCGGTGCAGTTAGCCCATTCGTCGGATTTTCGCAACATCGACGACGCGATCGCGTGGGAAAAGCAGCTTAAAGGTTGGTCGCGCGCGAAGAAGGCCGCCCTTGCGGAAAACGATTGGCCGAAGATTCACGAACTCGCCGCTTGCTTAAACGAGACTGCCGCGAAGTGA
- a CDS encoding radical SAM protein, with amino-acid sequence MPAQARGKPAFAGLASCDARGAISFDESLVPLADGGVVREATREELIPAPPGTFEMVLPGRSPLTTIGPIAGRNAMAVALPAGYTRLLLPAFAQARDAPALPLFGYSFACVVDDRLHVAAMRTDESEDWEPRRFAAGELEGIVARGIERRPNNRVLRQVALCSREYGCFTAQNVFLGRGEAALPVSPRCNARCIGCISEQEPDAGVPSPQARIAAEADAQELAEVAVDHLERVEDGVVSFGQGCEGEPLLRSIAIARAIEAIRRKRSNGTINLNTNGSRPAELERCIEAGLDAVRISLNSFRPRVYAAYYRPQGYGLEEVFASVRYAIARGLRVSLNLLTHPGVTDDEEELAAMEAFLRDAPVAMVQTRTLNIDPAIYFAAVGRPRRAIGMRHAIERIAALSRVGNFTHTH; translated from the coding sequence ATGCCGGCGCAGGCGCGCGGTAAGCCGGCGTTCGCCGGGCTCGCTTCTTGCGATGCCCGCGGCGCGATCTCGTTCGACGAGAGCCTGGTTCCCCTGGCGGACGGCGGCGTCGTTCGCGAGGCGACGCGCGAGGAATTGATTCCCGCACCGCCCGGCACGTTCGAGATGGTCTTGCCGGGGCGCAGCCCGCTGACGACGATCGGGCCGATCGCGGGGCGCAACGCAATGGCCGTCGCGCTCCCCGCCGGGTACACGCGGCTTCTGCTGCCGGCGTTCGCGCAAGCCCGCGACGCGCCCGCGTTGCCGCTCTTCGGATACTCCTTCGCCTGCGTCGTGGACGATCGGTTGCACGTCGCCGCGATGCGAACCGACGAGAGCGAGGATTGGGAGCCTCGCCGTTTCGCGGCGGGAGAACTGGAAGGCATCGTCGCGCGCGGGATCGAGCGGCGCCCGAATAACCGCGTGCTGCGGCAAGTCGCGCTCTGCTCGCGCGAGTACGGCTGTTTCACGGCGCAGAACGTCTTTTTGGGGCGCGGCGAAGCGGCGCTTCCGGTATCGCCGAGGTGCAACGCGCGCTGCATCGGCTGCATCTCCGAGCAGGAGCCCGACGCGGGCGTTCCGTCGCCGCAGGCGCGCATCGCCGCCGAGGCGGACGCGCAAGAGCTCGCCGAGGTTGCCGTCGACCATCTCGAGCGCGTGGAGGACGGGGTCGTCTCGTTCGGACAGGGGTGTGAGGGAGAGCCGCTGTTGCGCTCGATCGCGATCGCGCGCGCGATCGAAGCGATCCGCCGCAAGCGTTCGAACGGAACGATCAATCTGAATACGAACGGCAGCCGCCCCGCCGAACTCGAGCGTTGCATCGAGGCCGGACTCGATGCCGTCCGCATCAGCCTCAACTCGTTTCGCCCGCGCGTCTACGCCGCGTACTATCGCCCGCAGGGCTACGGGCTCGAGGAGGTCTTCGCGTCGGTCCGGTATGCAATCGCGCGCGGACTGCGAGTCAGCCTGAACCTCTTGACGCATCCGGGCGTCACCGACGACGAAGAGGAGCTCGCCGCGATGGAGGCGTTCTTACGCGACGCGCCGGTCGCGATGGTGCAGACGCGGACGCTCAACATCGACCCTGCGATCTATTTCGCAGCGGTCGGCCGTCCCCGTCGCGCCATCGGAATGCGCCACGCGATCGAACGGATCGCCGCCCTCTCGCGCGTCGGCAACTTCACCCACACGCATTAA
- the kdpF gene encoding K(+)-transporting ATPase subunit F, whose translation MGFDDTVGLILTIAALGYLVAAMLRPERF comes from the coding sequence GTGGGATTCGACGATACGGTCGGCCTCATTCTGACGATCGCCGCGCTCGGCTACCTCGTCGCCGCGATGCTCCGCCCGGAGCGGTTTTGA
- the kdpB gene encoding potassium-transporting ATPase subunit KdpB: MLSRRRLERRPRARSLFDRAIVSRALGDAFKKLDPRWQARNPVMFVVEVGAAATTIFFTRDVLRHGGTAGFDFAIAAWLWFTVLFANFAEAVAEGRGKAQADALRRTKSDTYARLLRDDGTEERVAGASLRKGNRFVVEANEIIPADGEVLEGAATVDESAITGESAPVIRESGGDRSAVTGGTRVLSDRIVVRVTADPGESFLDRMIRLVEGAQRQKTPNEIALSILLAGLTIIFLIAVATLAPYSVYAGTHQSVTVLIALLVCLIPTTIGGLLSAIGIAGMDRVMQRNVLAMSGRAVEAAGDVDTLLLDKTGTITLGNRQAVEIVTAAGIDPKDAARIAYLSSLADETPEGRSIVTLAQQLGSRNGGAPEGSVFVPFSAYTRMSGLDLVDGTKIRKGAPDSVLAWVAQEGGNGATDLAPVIERVARAGGTPLLLAHNTLVIAVIYLKDILKPNMRERFDRLRAMGIRTVMITGDNPLTAGTIAKEAGVDDFLAEATPETKMELIKREQASGRLVAMTGDGTNDAPALAQSDVGVAMNSGTQAAKEAANMVDLDSDPTKLIEVVEIGKQLLMTRGALTTFSIANDVAKYFAILPAMFAVSYPAMAVLNVMRLSTPQSAILSAVIFNALIIVALIPLALRGVRYQPKGANRVLFENVLVYGVGGIIIPFVGIKLIDVILAALHLT; this comes from the coding sequence ATGCTGAGCCGGCGACGTTTGGAACGCCGACCGAGAGCGCGCTCTCTTTTCGATCGCGCGATCGTCTCGCGCGCGCTCGGCGATGCGTTCAAGAAGCTGGATCCGCGCTGGCAGGCGCGCAATCCGGTGATGTTCGTCGTCGAGGTCGGAGCGGCGGCGACGACGATCTTCTTCACGCGCGACGTTCTCCGGCACGGCGGAACGGCGGGCTTCGACTTCGCCATCGCCGCGTGGCTCTGGTTTACGGTGCTCTTCGCGAACTTCGCCGAGGCGGTCGCCGAGGGGCGCGGTAAGGCGCAAGCCGACGCGCTGCGGCGCACGAAATCCGACACCTACGCGCGACTGCTGCGCGATGACGGAACGGAGGAGCGAGTCGCGGGCGCCTCGCTGCGCAAGGGCAACCGGTTCGTCGTCGAGGCGAACGAGATCATTCCGGCCGACGGCGAGGTGCTCGAGGGCGCCGCAACCGTCGACGAGTCGGCGATCACCGGCGAGTCTGCGCCGGTAATTCGCGAATCCGGCGGCGATCGAAGCGCAGTCACCGGCGGCACGCGCGTCCTCTCGGACCGCATCGTCGTGCGCGTTACCGCCGATCCGGGCGAGAGCTTCTTGGATCGCATGATCCGCTTGGTCGAAGGCGCGCAGCGGCAGAAGACACCGAACGAGATCGCCTTATCCATCCTGCTCGCCGGTCTGACGATCATCTTTCTCATCGCGGTCGCGACGCTCGCGCCGTACTCCGTCTACGCCGGGACGCACCAGAGCGTGACCGTCTTAATCGCGCTGCTCGTCTGCCTGATACCGACGACGATCGGCGGACTTCTCTCCGCGATCGGCATCGCGGGCATGGACCGCGTCATGCAGCGCAACGTGCTGGCGATGAGCGGCCGCGCAGTCGAAGCCGCCGGCGACGTCGACACCCTCTTGCTCGACAAGACCGGGACGATCACGCTCGGCAATCGTCAGGCGGTCGAGATCGTCACCGCGGCCGGCATCGATCCAAAGGATGCGGCGCGCATCGCCTACCTCTCGTCGCTCGCCGACGAGACCCCGGAAGGACGTTCGATCGTCACCCTCGCGCAGCAGCTCGGCTCGCGCAACGGCGGAGCGCCCGAGGGCTCCGTATTCGTGCCGTTCAGCGCGTACACGCGCATGAGCGGCCTCGATCTCGTCGACGGAACGAAGATTCGCAAGGGTGCTCCAGACTCTGTGCTCGCGTGGGTGGCGCAAGAGGGCGGGAACGGCGCGACCGACCTCGCTCCCGTAATCGAGCGCGTCGCGCGTGCCGGCGGCACCCCGCTGTTGCTCGCGCACAACACGCTCGTCATCGCCGTTATCTACCTCAAAGATATCCTCAAGCCGAACATGCGAGAGCGCTTCGATCGCCTGCGCGCGATGGGAATCCGCACGGTGATGATCACCGGTGACAACCCGCTGACCGCGGGAACCATCGCGAAGGAGGCGGGCGTCGACGACTTTCTCGCCGAGGCGACCCCCGAGACGAAGATGGAGTTGATCAAGCGGGAGCAAGCCTCGGGCAGGCTCGTCGCGATGACCGGCGACGGAACGAACGACGCCCCGGCGCTCGCGCAATCGGACGTCGGCGTTGCGATGAACTCCGGCACGCAGGCCGCGAAGGAAGCCGCGAATATGGTGGACCTCGACTCGGACCCGACGAAGCTGATCGAGGTCGTCGAGATCGGCAAGCAGCTCCTGATGACGCGCGGCGCGCTGACGACGTTCTCGATTGCAAACGACGTCGCGAAGTATTTTGCGATTCTGCCCGCGATGTTCGCGGTCTCGTATCCGGCGATGGCCGTGCTGAACGTCATGCGTCTCTCGACGCCGCAGAGCGCGATTCTATCGGCGGTTATCTTCAACGCGCTCATCATCGTCGCACTCATTCCGCTCGCGCTGCGCGGAGTCCGATATCAACCGAAGGGCGCCAACCGAGTGCTCTTTGAGAACGTCCTCGTCTACGGCGTCGGCGGCATCATCATTCCCTTCGTCGGCATTAAATTGATCGACGTGATTCTCGCGGCGCTGCACTTGACGTAA
- the kdpC gene encoding potassium-transporting ATPase subunit KdpC, with translation MIKNMGTALRVTVVSIVLLGLIYPLAMTGLAQVIFPRQANGSLATADGRVVGSWIVGQLWTKPQYFHGRPSAAGKGYDPTSTGATNLGPTSKKLIDATKATIAQLERENPDANGPPPIDLVTSSASGIDPDITPEAAYWEAPRVAKARRIALADVDALVARHVQGRTFGLFGEPRVNVLELNLALDSPTASP, from the coding sequence ATGATCAAGAATATGGGCACGGCCCTGCGAGTTACCGTCGTCTCGATCGTCCTGCTGGGACTGATCTATCCGCTCGCGATGACGGGCCTCGCGCAAGTGATCTTCCCGCGGCAGGCCAACGGTTCGCTCGCGACCGCAGACGGCAGGGTGGTCGGATCGTGGATCGTCGGCCAGTTGTGGACGAAGCCGCAGTACTTCCACGGGCGGCCGTCGGCCGCCGGCAAGGGATACGATCCGACGTCAACGGGTGCAACGAACCTCGGCCCGACCTCGAAGAAACTCATCGACGCGACGAAGGCTACGATCGCGCAACTCGAGCGCGAGAATCCCGATGCGAACGGGCCGCCGCCGATCGACCTCGTGACCTCGAGCGCCAGCGGAATTGATCCGGACATTACTCCGGAGGCGGCCTACTGGGAGGCGCCTCGCGTCGCGAAGGCTCGACGCATCGCGCTTGCCGACGTCGACGCGCTCGTCGCGCGCCACGTGCAGGGACGAACGTTCGGCCTCTTCGGCGAGCCGCGCGTCAACGTGCTGGAGCTCAACCTCGCCCTCGACTCCCCCACAGCGTCACCCTGA
- the dapF gene encoding diaminopimelate epimerase produces the protein MHVTKMHGARNDFVVIDRRTPFELAPDDTFAAFAAWVCDRRAGVGADGVILLERSRVADVRMRTINADGSEAEMCGNGARCAARWLDEAGEGERIAFETDAGIVRTEVVARTPEYLVRVAMGKPIVASASLAGIGDVTLVDAGNPHVVFFRDRVEAVDLERIGQALQRERCFPHGTNVHVAARDGRSLRVRHWERGVGLTMACGTGAVACAAAAVQHEMATSPVALLVPGGRLVVEFDPSGEAYLIGPAVRVFDTELDAGAGAR, from the coding sequence ATGCACGTCACGAAGATGCACGGCGCTCGCAACGATTTCGTCGTGATAGATCGCCGCACGCCCTTCGAACTCGCGCCGGACGACACGTTTGCCGCGTTTGCGGCCTGGGTTTGCGATCGGCGCGCCGGCGTCGGCGCCGACGGCGTGATTCTTCTCGAGCGGTCCCGCGTCGCGGACGTGCGCATGCGCACGATCAACGCCGACGGGAGCGAGGCGGAGATGTGCGGCAACGGCGCGCGCTGCGCCGCTCGCTGGCTCGACGAGGCGGGAGAAGGCGAGCGCATCGCCTTCGAGACCGACGCGGGAATCGTTCGCACCGAAGTCGTCGCACGCACGCCCGAGTATCTCGTCCGCGTCGCGATGGGAAAGCCGATCGTGGCGTCGGCCTCGCTGGCGGGGATCGGCGACGTCACGCTCGTCGACGCGGGCAACCCCCACGTCGTCTTCTTTCGCGATCGCGTCGAGGCCGTCGATCTCGAGCGGATCGGCCAAGCGCTGCAGCGCGAGCGATGCTTCCCGCACGGCACCAACGTGCACGTCGCAGCGCGCGATGGACGCTCGCTGCGCGTTCGTCACTGGGAACGCGGCGTCGGATTGACGATGGCGTGCGGAACCGGTGCGGTCGCCTGCGCCGCTGCCGCCGTGCAACACGAGATGGCAACCTCGCCGGTCGCGCTCCTCGTTCCCGGCGGGCGCCTCGTCGTCGAGTTCGACCCGTCCGGCGAGGCGTATCTCATCGGTCCGGCGGTGCGCGTCTTCGACACCGAGCTGGATGCCGGCGCAGGCGCGCGGTAA
- a CDS encoding ammonium transporter, whose protein sequence is MNTASPPVDIGNTGFMLLCASLVMLMTPGLAFFYGGLVQRKNVLTIMMQSFMSLGWTTVLWFAFGYSESFGPDWHGVIGNPGTYALLRGVTLHTMFTGNNAGIPLVVHIAYQMMFAIITPALITGAFANRVTFKAYFWFLTGWLIFVYFPFVHMLWSPDGILAKWGVLDFAGGIVVHASAGFAALASVLYVGRRHVVDNRPHNVPLIALGTGLLWFGWYGFNAGSELRVDAVTASAFLNTDIAASFAAVAWLLVEWTRGRQPKFVGLLTGAVAGLATITPAAGYVSPTTAVIIGIAAGVVCYFAVALKNQLGWDDALDVWGVHGVGGCLGIILLGVFASTLWNPNGADGLLRGNPSFLLKQFVAAAACSAWAFTFTYGMLWAINLVTRVKVDEVAEEHGLDVALHGEEAYPLGV, encoded by the coding sequence ATGAATACAGCATCGCCTCCCGTGGATATCGGCAACACCGGCTTCATGCTTCTCTGCGCGAGCCTCGTCATGCTCATGACGCCCGGGCTCGCGTTCTTCTATGGCGGCTTGGTCCAGCGGAAGAACGTCCTGACGATCATGATGCAGAGCTTCATGTCGCTCGGATGGACGACCGTCTTGTGGTTCGCCTTCGGCTACTCCGAAAGCTTCGGACCGGATTGGCACGGCGTCATCGGCAACCCGGGGACCTACGCGCTCCTACGCGGAGTGACGCTCCATACGATGTTCACCGGCAACAACGCCGGCATCCCGCTCGTCGTGCACATCGCGTACCAAATGATGTTTGCGATCATCACACCCGCATTGATCACCGGAGCCTTCGCCAACCGCGTGACGTTTAAGGCGTACTTCTGGTTCCTCACCGGATGGCTGATCTTCGTCTACTTTCCGTTCGTCCACATGTTGTGGAGCCCCGACGGAATCTTAGCAAAGTGGGGCGTTCTCGACTTTGCCGGCGGCATCGTCGTCCACGCGTCGGCCGGCTTCGCGGCGCTCGCCTCGGTTCTCTATGTGGGACGGCGCCACGTCGTCGACAACAGACCGCACAACGTTCCGCTCATCGCGCTCGGGACGGGTTTGCTCTGGTTCGGATGGTACGGATTCAACGCCGGCTCGGAGTTGCGCGTCGACGCCGTCACGGCGTCGGCGTTCCTCAACACCGACATCGCCGCGTCGTTTGCGGCGGTCGCGTGGCTTCTCGTCGAGTGGACTCGCGGACGACAGCCGAAGTTCGTCGGACTTCTCACCGGCGCGGTCGCCGGCCTCGCGACGATCACGCCGGCCGCCGGATACGTCTCGCCGACGACGGCGGTCATCATCGGCATCGCGGCCGGCGTGGTCTGCTACTTCGCGGTCGCGCTGAAGAACCAACTCGGCTGGGACGACGCGCTCGATGTCTGGGGCGTCCACGGTGTCGGCGGATGCTTGGGCATCATCCTGCTCGGCGTCTTCGCTTCCACGCTATGGAATCCGAACGGTGCCGACGGCCTGCTCCGCGGAAACCCGTCGTTTCTGCTCAAGCAGTTCGTCGCGGCCGCGGCGTGCAGCGCGTGGGCCTTTACGTTCACGTACGGCATGCTCTGGGCTATCAACCTCGTAACGCGCGTCAAGGTCGACGAGGTCGCAGAGGAGCACGGGCTCGACGTCGCCCTTCACGGCGAAGAAGCCTACCCGCTCGGCGTCTGA
- the miaA gene encoding tRNA (adenosine(37)-N6)-dimethylallyltransferase MiaA, translating into MSDDVLIIAGATASGKTELAIELAREFDAEIVGADSRQIYRGMPVGTAAPSPAQLAEAPHHLVGFLDPRERYSAARFANDALETIRGIRARGKRVVVAGGTGFYIRALTGGVALAPQYDEALRNRLALEASLHPSEFLHAWLERRDPVRARAVAATDTYRVLRALEIALASPGASPERPRSIAGDGIGYALVFLDVPWSEIDRRIALRTRRMLETGLIEEAERIGEEAVAASAVGYPQALGYLRGWSTRDELRESLDRATRRYARRQRAWFRGEPSTLWLAPESVRSVVREKLRWSAKRD; encoded by the coding sequence GTGTCTGACGACGTCCTCATCATCGCCGGCGCGACGGCGAGCGGGAAGACCGAACTCGCGATCGAGCTGGCGCGCGAGTTCGATGCCGAGATCGTCGGAGCCGACTCCCGCCAGATCTACCGAGGCATGCCGGTCGGCACGGCCGCGCCTTCGCCGGCGCAGCTGGCCGAAGCGCCGCATCACTTGGTCGGCTTTCTCGATCCGCGCGAGCGATACTCGGCGGCCCGTTTTGCGAACGACGCGCTGGAGACGATTCGCGGGATCCGCGCGCGCGGCAAGCGCGTCGTCGTTGCGGGGGGCACCGGTTTCTATATCCGCGCGCTCACCGGCGGCGTGGCGCTGGCGCCGCAGTACGACGAAGCGCTCCGCAATCGCCTCGCGCTCGAGGCATCGCTTCATCCGTCTGAGTTTCTCCACGCCTGGCTCGAGCGGCGCGATCCGGTGCGAGCGCGCGCGGTCGCCGCGACCGACACCTACCGCGTCCTGCGCGCGCTCGAGATCGCGTTGGCCTCGCCGGGGGCGTCGCCGGAACGGCCTCGGTCGATCGCCGGCGACGGCATCGGCTATGCCCTCGTCTTTCTCGACGTGCCGTGGAGCGAGATCGACCGGCGCATCGCGCTGCGCACCCGACGGATGCTCGAGACGGGTTTGATCGAGGAGGCCGAGCGAATCGGTGAGGAAGCGGTTGCGGCGAGCGCGGTCGGATATCCGCAAGCGCTCGGCTATCTCCGCGGTTGGAGCACGAGAGACGAGCTGCGCGAATCGCTCGACCGGGCAACGCGGCGCTACGCGCGCCGGCAGCGCGCCTGGTTCCGCGGCGAACCCTCGACGCTCTGGCTCGCGCCGGAGTCCGTGCGGAGTGTGGTACGGGAAAAGCTCCGTTGGTCTGCGAAGCGCGATTGA
- a CDS encoding cation:proton antiporter: MKLWQILLVVALGVGYGLIEPGRLAYAFGHATLYVFLPALLFEAAWNLNYRAILRQWIPIAALAGPGVVLTALIVAAALAIVRVPFGPALLAGAILSATDPIAVVAIFRRLRVPKTLVTIVECEALFNDAVAVAIYRGTLVALTLGAAGAGGIALVALDTLAGAVAGTALGIAIAFVAARALRRTRDVRLQIAATVLCAYGAYFAAEYLHLSGIFATIACGIALRYFERSWLTLRIAEDVNAFWDLAALVANVLVFFMVGAALQIGRIAEEPVFTVACIAAVAVARFAVAAFLLPGPYPRSWMAVVRTAGVRGGLSLALALAIPASFPYREAIVDATFAVALATLAAGGLTMERAARRTLRQTPSG; the protein is encoded by the coding sequence GTGAAACTCTGGCAGATCCTGCTCGTCGTCGCGCTGGGGGTCGGTTACGGTCTCATCGAGCCGGGGCGTCTGGCCTACGCGTTCGGCCACGCGACGCTCTACGTCTTTCTCCCCGCCCTCCTCTTCGAGGCGGCCTGGAACCTTAACTATCGCGCGATCCTGCGGCAGTGGATTCCGATCGCTGCGCTTGCCGGACCCGGCGTCGTGCTGACGGCTCTGATCGTCGCCGCGGCCCTCGCGATCGTGCGCGTTCCGTTCGGGCCCGCGCTGCTTGCGGGCGCGATTCTCAGCGCTACCGATCCGATCGCGGTCGTGGCGATCTTCCGGCGGCTGCGCGTTCCCAAGACGCTCGTGACGATCGTCGAGTGCGAGGCGCTCTTTAACGACGCGGTCGCGGTCGCGATCTACCGCGGTACGCTCGTCGCGCTGACGCTCGGCGCCGCCGGTGCCGGAGGGATCGCGCTCGTCGCCCTCGACACGCTTGCGGGCGCGGTCGCCGGCACGGCGCTGGGGATCGCGATCGCCTTCGTCGCCGCGCGCGCATTACGGCGGACGCGCGACGTGCGGCTGCAGATAGCGGCGACGGTTCTCTGCGCCTACGGCGCGTACTTCGCGGCCGAGTATCTCCACCTGTCCGGCATCTTCGCGACGATCGCGTGCGGCATCGCGTTGCGGTACTTCGAGCGTTCGTGGCTGACGTTGCGCATCGCCGAAGACGTCAACGCGTTCTGGGACCTCGCGGCGCTCGTCGCAAACGTTCTCGTCTTTTTCATGGTCGGCGCGGCGCTGCAGATCGGCAGGATCGCGGAGGAACCGGTCTTTACCGTAGCGTGCATCGCGGCGGTCGCCGTGGCGAGATTCGCCGTCGCCGCGTTTCTCTTACCCGGCCCCTATCCGCGTTCGTGGATGGCCGTCGTGCGCACGGCCGGAGTGCGAGGCGGGCTTTCGCTCGCGCTCGCACTCGCTATTCCGGCGTCGTTTCCCTATCGCGAAGCGATCGTCGACGCGACCTTCGCGGTGGCGCTCGCGACGCTCGCGGCGGGCGGGCTCACGATGGAGCGAGCCGCGCGCCGCACCCTCCGTCAGACGCCGAGCGGGTAG